A DNA window from Clavibacter sepedonicus contains the following coding sequences:
- a CDS encoding DUF6504 family protein, whose amino-acid sequence MRIDEDVEVELSGDGSPLRFTWRGVVYGVVSSPERWIARVDWWQRTGRAPRGASAHLLELRMWRVEAVPLPTGARRVDGSFDLSVDARGRWSLVNASDEELDMRLFA is encoded by the coding sequence ATGCGGATCGACGAGGACGTGGAGGTCGAGCTCTCGGGCGACGGCTCGCCGTTGCGCTTCACCTGGCGGGGCGTGGTCTACGGCGTCGTCAGCTCGCCCGAGCGGTGGATCGCCCGGGTCGACTGGTGGCAGCGCACGGGTCGCGCGCCCCGCGGCGCGAGCGCCCACCTGCTGGAGCTGCGGATGTGGCGCGTCGAGGCCGTGCCGCTCCCCACGGGCGCGCGCCGGGTCGACGGCTCGTTCGACCTGAGCGTCGACGCGCGCGGCCGCTGGTCGCTCGTCAACGCGTCGGACGAGGAGCTCGACATGCGCCTGTTCGCCTGA
- the pnuC gene encoding nicotinamide riboside transporter PnuC, which translates to MAALEWLFDAQLRIGDQTILWREIVGNLFGLASALGGMRRKVWAWPVGIVGNVLLFTVFLGAVFGTPNPVNLLGQAGRQVMFIAVSVYGWHRWNQARHGGAPVVPQWASGRERVLLVVALVGGTAILTPVFRALGSYEPVWADAWIFVGSLLATYGMAKGWVEFWLIWVAVDLVGVPLLVSAGYYASAFMYVFYGAFTLTGFFVWMRARGTGAPAVETAFPDPRVVEAPADR; encoded by the coding sequence ATGGCGGCACTCGAGTGGCTGTTCGACGCGCAGCTCCGTATCGGCGACCAGACGATCCTCTGGCGCGAGATCGTCGGCAATCTCTTCGGCCTCGCCAGCGCGCTCGGCGGCATGCGCCGGAAGGTCTGGGCGTGGCCCGTCGGCATCGTCGGCAACGTGCTCCTGTTCACCGTCTTCCTCGGCGCGGTCTTCGGCACGCCGAACCCCGTCAACCTGCTCGGACAGGCCGGCCGCCAGGTCATGTTCATCGCCGTGTCCGTCTACGGCTGGCACCGCTGGAACCAGGCCAGGCACGGCGGCGCGCCCGTCGTGCCACAGTGGGCGTCGGGCCGCGAGCGCGTCCTGCTCGTGGTCGCGCTCGTCGGCGGCACCGCGATCCTCACGCCCGTCTTCCGCGCGCTCGGCTCCTACGAGCCCGTGTGGGCCGACGCCTGGATCTTCGTCGGCTCCCTCCTCGCCACCTACGGCATGGCCAAGGGCTGGGTCGAGTTCTGGCTGATCTGGGTGGCCGTCGACCTCGTCGGCGTGCCGCTGCTCGTGAGCGCGGGCTACTACGCATCCGCCTTCATGTACGTCTTCTACGGCGCGTTCACGCTCACGGGCTTCTTCGTCTGGATGCGCGCCCGCGGCACCGGTGCGCCCGCGGTCGAGACGGCCTTCCCGGATCCGCGCGTCGTCGAGGCGCCCGCCGACCGCTGA
- a CDS encoding LCP family protein has protein sequence MQHAPQRTRADRARVRGIARHGRLRTPSAGRTVMRGVGMVAAVALVSTVSVVGIAAWDLSRTVADNTVDISGGQAMPPSLGGIDGGANILIVGSDSRAGQGDGYGAAKDVGTATLNDVTMLLHISEDSSRATVISFPRDMLVPILACEGPDGTKYAASSRAQLNESLSRGGFECTVRMVEGLTGLDIPYGGVVQFNGVVEMSNAVGGVEVCVANGIYDPKTDLSLDPGIHPLQGKEAVQFLRTRYGVGDGSDISRIGNQQVFLSALVRTIKSSDTLTNPAKLYGIARAVVDNMQLSTSLADLDTLVSIALTFKDIPLDDVTFLQYPGEVLANGRVQPDEAAAAQLVGLLASDADFTLTEGTTTDESGSVPADGATPAPTTAPPADGTATGSPAPAATPTAEVLDPSITGQTAAQSTCSNGQG, from the coding sequence ATGCAGCACGCCCCCCAGAGGACCCGCGCCGATCGGGCCCGCGTCCGCGGCATCGCCCGCCACGGCCGCCTCCGCACCCCGAGCGCCGGGCGCACCGTGATGAGGGGCGTCGGCATGGTCGCCGCGGTCGCTCTCGTGAGCACGGTGTCGGTCGTGGGCATCGCCGCCTGGGACCTCTCCCGCACCGTCGCCGACAACACGGTCGACATCTCCGGCGGCCAGGCCATGCCCCCGTCGCTCGGCGGCATCGACGGCGGCGCGAACATCCTCATCGTCGGCAGCGACAGCCGCGCCGGCCAGGGCGACGGCTACGGCGCCGCGAAGGACGTGGGCACGGCCACGCTCAACGACGTCACGATGCTGCTCCACATCAGCGAGGACAGCAGCCGGGCGACGGTCATCTCCTTCCCGCGCGACATGCTCGTGCCCATCCTGGCCTGCGAGGGCCCGGACGGCACGAAGTACGCCGCGAGCTCCCGCGCCCAGCTCAACGAGTCGCTGTCCCGTGGCGGCTTCGAGTGCACCGTCCGCATGGTCGAGGGCCTCACCGGGCTCGACATCCCGTACGGCGGCGTCGTGCAGTTCAACGGCGTGGTCGAGATGTCCAACGCGGTCGGCGGCGTGGAGGTGTGCGTGGCCAACGGCATCTACGACCCGAAGACCGACCTGTCGCTGGATCCGGGCATCCACCCGCTCCAGGGCAAGGAGGCCGTGCAGTTCCTCCGCACCCGCTACGGCGTCGGCGACGGCAGCGACATCTCGCGCATCGGCAACCAGCAGGTCTTCCTGAGCGCGCTCGTGCGCACCATCAAGAGCTCGGACACGCTGACCAACCCGGCCAAGCTCTACGGCATCGCGCGGGCCGTGGTCGACAACATGCAGCTGTCGACGTCGCTCGCCGACCTCGACACGCTCGTGTCGATCGCGCTGACCTTCAAGGACATCCCGCTCGACGACGTGACGTTCCTCCAGTACCCGGGCGAGGTGCTCGCCAACGGCCGCGTGCAGCCGGACGAGGCGGCCGCGGCGCAGCTCGTGGGCCTGCTCGCCTCGGACGCGGACTTCACGCTCACCGAGGGCACGACGACGGACGAGTCCGGCAGCGTGCCGGCCGACGGCGCGACCCCGGCGCCCACCACCGCGCCGCCCGCGGACGGGACGGCGACCGGCTCCCCGGCGCCCGCCGCGACGCCGACCGCCGAGGTGCTCGACCCGAGCATCACCGGCCAGACCGCGGCGCAGAGCACCTGCTCCAACGGCCAGGGCTGA
- a CDS encoding dienelactone hydrolase family protein, producing MPVTLTEIPLPAAGPGASPGLHGVLAVPDGEGPWPAVVVVHEAFGVTDVMRRQAERLAEAGFLALMPDLFSAGGARRCLVATFRTLAAGEGRAFVDVESARRLLLDRADCTGRVGVIGFCMGGGFALAAASRGFDASSVNYGMLPEGLDGVLDGACPVVASYGGRDRQLAGSADRLEAALTEHGIAHDVREYPAAGHAFLNDAETGPRALRPVLRAVGMGPEPASAADAWSRIDTFFSEHLLDAHLRGGEGTGA from the coding sequence ATGCCCGTGACCCTCACCGAGATCCCCCTGCCCGCGGCCGGCCCCGGGGCGTCGCCCGGGTTGCACGGCGTGCTGGCGGTGCCCGACGGCGAGGGGCCGTGGCCCGCGGTCGTGGTGGTGCACGAGGCCTTCGGCGTCACCGACGTCATGCGCCGTCAGGCCGAGCGCCTCGCCGAGGCCGGCTTCCTCGCGCTCATGCCCGACCTCTTCTCCGCCGGCGGCGCACGCCGATGCCTGGTCGCCACGTTCCGCACGCTGGCAGCGGGGGAGGGCCGCGCGTTCGTGGACGTCGAGTCCGCGCGCCGCCTGCTCCTCGACCGCGCCGACTGCACGGGCCGCGTCGGCGTCATCGGCTTCTGCATGGGCGGCGGGTTCGCCCTCGCGGCGGCGTCCCGCGGCTTCGACGCGTCGAGCGTCAACTACGGCATGCTCCCGGAGGGCCTCGACGGCGTGCTCGACGGCGCGTGCCCCGTCGTCGCGAGCTACGGCGGGCGCGACCGGCAGCTCGCGGGATCCGCGGACCGCCTCGAGGCCGCCCTCACGGAGCACGGAATCGCACACGACGTGCGGGAGTACCCGGCCGCCGGGCACGCGTTCCTCAACGACGCCGAAACCGGGCCGCGGGCGCTCCGCCCGGTGCTGCGCGCGGTCGGCATGGGGCCGGAGCCCGCGTCGGCGGCGGACGCCTGGAGCCGGATCGACACGTTCTTCAGCGAGCACCTCCTCGACGCCCACCTGCGCGGCGGGGAGGGCACGGGCGCATAG
- a CDS encoding glucose-6-phosphate dehydrogenase has translation MTSEPSTLVILGASGDLTERLLLPGLGSLVASDRGRRIQLIGTGRSARTPQEWTKTVKTAFDSVDATGRRAASIVSSTKYVQADPTDLDDLKRILEACEGAPALYFALPPAISIAVCQQLEKLDLPEGTTLALEKPFGSNGRTAAQLNRQLLKLVPEDRIHRTDHFLGLSTVLNLVSLRFANRFFESVWSAKDIEKVEILYDETLALEGRAGYYDKSGALVDMIQSHLLQVLAVFAMEPPASIDPDDLRSNIASVLRATEVWDNDPVAHSRRARYTGATVDGTRIPAYAKEEGVDPANETETLAEVTFGVANARWAGVPFRLRSGKALKEASKRIIVTFKPVAHLPRGLHGSARPDRLIIDLKPDGISLEVTMDGTGEPFTLTQATFRAEFAEPELTPYGEVLDGILAGDPRLSVRGDVAERCWRIVAPVMRAWKGDRVPMAEYRAGSVGPTAWR, from the coding sequence ATGACCAGCGAACCCTCCACCCTCGTCATCCTCGGCGCCAGCGGCGACCTCACGGAACGCCTGCTCCTGCCGGGTCTCGGCAGCCTCGTGGCGAGCGATCGGGGGCGGCGGATCCAGCTCATCGGCACCGGCCGGAGCGCACGCACGCCCCAGGAGTGGACGAAGACGGTCAAGACCGCGTTCGACTCGGTCGACGCCACGGGACGCCGCGCCGCGAGCATCGTGTCGTCCACGAAGTACGTCCAGGCCGACCCCACCGACCTCGACGACCTGAAGCGCATCCTCGAGGCCTGCGAGGGCGCGCCCGCCCTCTACTTCGCGCTGCCGCCGGCCATCTCCATCGCCGTGTGCCAGCAGCTGGAGAAGCTCGACCTGCCGGAGGGCACCACGCTCGCGCTCGAGAAGCCGTTCGGGTCGAACGGCCGCACGGCCGCGCAGCTCAACCGCCAGCTGCTGAAGCTCGTGCCGGAGGACCGCATCCACCGCACCGACCACTTCCTCGGCCTCTCCACCGTGCTCAACCTCGTGTCGCTGCGCTTCGCCAACCGCTTCTTCGAGTCGGTGTGGAGCGCGAAGGACATCGAGAAGGTCGAGATCCTCTACGACGAGACGCTCGCGCTCGAGGGCCGCGCCGGCTACTACGACAAGTCGGGTGCGCTCGTCGACATGATCCAGAGCCACCTGCTGCAGGTCCTCGCGGTCTTCGCGATGGAGCCGCCCGCGAGCATCGACCCGGACGACCTCCGTTCGAACATCGCCTCGGTCCTCCGCGCCACCGAGGTCTGGGACAACGACCCCGTCGCGCACAGCCGTCGGGCCCGCTACACGGGCGCCACGGTGGACGGCACGCGCATCCCCGCGTACGCCAAGGAGGAGGGGGTGGATCCGGCCAACGAGACGGAGACGCTCGCCGAGGTCACGTTCGGCGTGGCCAACGCGCGCTGGGCGGGCGTGCCGTTCCGGCTGCGCTCGGGCAAGGCCCTCAAGGAGGCGTCCAAGCGCATCATCGTCACCTTCAAGCCGGTGGCGCACCTGCCGCGGGGCCTCCACGGATCCGCGCGACCGGACCGCCTCATCATCGACCTCAAGCCCGACGGCATCTCGCTCGAGGTCACGATGGACGGCACGGGCGAGCCCTTCACGCTCACCCAGGCCACGTTCCGCGCGGAGTTCGCGGAGCCCGAACTCACGCCGTACGGCGAGGTGCTCGACGGCATCCTCGCGGGCGACCCGCGCCTCTCCGTCCGCGGCGACGTGGCCGAGCGCTGCTGGCGCATCGTCGCGCCGGTCATGCGCGCCTGGAAGGGCGACCGCGTGCCGATGGCCGAGTACCGCGCCGGATCCGTGGGGCCGACCGCCTGGCGCTGA
- a CDS encoding OB-fold nucleic acid binding domain-containing protein: MRSGKRVVFISLDDGTGCSDSTFFDEAQQKAGPMLFGTRLLVIRGRTRRTGERGVSIQAEDAWDLKEMWARWQDARRQGAAAGDGADGMDGGVDDAAQVA; the protein is encoded by the coding sequence ATGCGCAGCGGCAAGCGCGTCGTCTTCATCAGCCTCGACGACGGCACGGGCTGCTCCGACTCCACCTTCTTCGACGAGGCGCAGCAGAAGGCCGGGCCCATGCTCTTCGGCACGCGCCTGCTCGTCATCCGGGGGCGCACGCGGCGCACGGGCGAGCGGGGCGTCTCCATCCAGGCGGAGGACGCGTGGGACCTCAAGGAGATGTGGGCGCGCTGGCAGGACGCCCGGCGGCAGGGCGCCGCGGCGGGCGACGGGGCCGACGGGATGGACGGCGGCGTGGACGACGCGGCCCAGGTCGCCTGA
- a CDS encoding FUSC family protein, producing the protein MRITTTVRTTTRIPFVQVVKTSVAAIIAWFVCIALLPAQLPIFATIAALLVVQPSINQTFGKAVERSLGVITGVLLALGLGLALGTSSGVVLLAVVVAVLVGWVFRLTPGSSTQIPISAMLVLAIGQLSPVYAVDRIVETVIGAAIGVVVNIAIAPPVLHEASRRAVVGLAGDCAAALDRLAGALSEPVDREELDRMLTRARELRPRHTKAVAEVDKGLESLTLNPLRRRHRALLEADRELLATLTVLVNRVVGMTRAVHDRYDPSLAEEPVVRGIATELTRAAHDVRLLAEHALPGGISDGADPHEQPALTAPLVVLQPSEEHWILIGSLLEDIRRIRSEIIGGAE; encoded by the coding sequence GTGCGCATCACCACGACCGTCCGCACGACCACGCGCATCCCGTTCGTCCAGGTGGTCAAGACCTCGGTCGCCGCGATCATCGCCTGGTTCGTCTGCATCGCCCTGCTGCCCGCGCAGCTGCCCATCTTCGCGACCATCGCCGCGCTGCTCGTGGTGCAGCCGAGCATCAACCAGACCTTCGGCAAGGCGGTCGAGCGCAGCCTCGGGGTGATCACGGGCGTGCTGCTCGCGCTCGGGCTCGGCCTCGCGCTCGGCACGTCGAGCGGGGTGGTGCTCCTCGCGGTCGTCGTCGCCGTGCTCGTGGGCTGGGTGTTCCGGCTGACGCCGGGGTCGAGCACGCAGATCCCCATCAGTGCGATGCTCGTCCTCGCCATCGGCCAGCTCTCGCCCGTGTACGCGGTCGACCGGATCGTGGAGACCGTCATCGGCGCCGCCATCGGCGTGGTCGTCAACATCGCGATCGCGCCGCCCGTGCTGCACGAGGCGAGCCGGCGCGCGGTGGTCGGCCTCGCGGGCGACTGCGCCGCAGCCCTCGACCGGCTCGCGGGCGCGCTGTCCGAGCCGGTCGACCGCGAGGAGCTCGACCGGATGCTCACCCGCGCGCGCGAGCTGCGGCCGCGGCACACGAAGGCGGTCGCCGAGGTCGACAAGGGGCTCGAGAGCCTGACCCTCAACCCGCTCCGGCGGCGGCACCGGGCGCTGCTCGAGGCCGACCGCGAGCTGCTCGCCACGCTCACCGTGCTCGTCAACCGCGTGGTGGGCATGACGCGCGCCGTGCACGACCGCTACGACCCGTCGCTCGCCGAGGAGCCCGTCGTCCGCGGGATCGCGACCGAGCTGACGCGCGCCGCCCACGACGTGCGGCTCCTCGCCGAGCACGCGCTGCCGGGCGGCATCTCCGACGGGGCCGACCCCCACGAGCAGCCCGCGCTCACGGCACCGCTCGTGGTGCTGCAGCCGAGCGAGGAGCACTGGATCCTCATCGGCTCGCTGCTGGAGGACATCCGCCGCATCCGCTCGGAGATCATCGGCGGCGCGGAGTGA
- a CDS encoding alpha/beta fold hydrolase — protein sequence MTRPLPGYSPLELDPVPAASGLVRGTTPTRLGVVRHHHVPVRGSDTATVLLHGAAGSWTTWTPLIRTARDAGVPFAELVAIDLPGWGGSALDATDEEATVDAIADAVRAVVDGLGYAQWRLIGHSMGGFIALHLAAREPARAVSVALVSPTTYSVIASVAHPVRAFRLIPGFTMMLGVMRTMRRLGRPGTALIRGVGRVRLMRAVALPLFAHGWRVRRSIVDAIATEARPRAFSLAAEVTRGYDADGLWARIACPVVAVRGDDDVFVSRDDLDLLARAVPTLRSAVIPDAGHFAHVERPAETLRALGLLA from the coding sequence GTGACGCGTCCGCTGCCCGGCTACAGCCCGCTCGAGCTCGACCCGGTACCGGCCGCGTCCGGCCTCGTGCGCGGGACCACGCCCACACGTCTCGGCGTCGTGCGGCACCACCACGTCCCGGTCCGCGGCTCGGACACCGCGACGGTGCTGTTGCACGGCGCCGCCGGATCCTGGACCACCTGGACGCCGCTCATCCGCACCGCGCGGGACGCGGGCGTCCCCTTCGCCGAGCTCGTCGCGATCGACCTGCCGGGCTGGGGCGGATCCGCGCTCGACGCGACCGACGAGGAGGCGACGGTGGACGCCATCGCCGACGCCGTCCGCGCCGTGGTCGACGGCCTCGGCTACGCGCAGTGGCGGCTCATCGGCCACTCGATGGGCGGCTTCATCGCGCTGCACCTGGCCGCGCGCGAGCCCGCCCGCGCCGTCTCCGTCGCGCTCGTCTCGCCCACCACGTACTCGGTGATCGCGAGCGTGGCGCACCCCGTCCGCGCCTTCCGCCTCATCCCCGGCTTCACGATGATGCTCGGCGTGATGCGCACCATGCGCCGCCTCGGCCGCCCCGGCACCGCGCTCATCCGCGGCGTCGGCCGCGTCCGCCTCATGCGCGCGGTCGCGCTGCCGCTGTTCGCGCACGGCTGGCGCGTGCGGCGGTCGATCGTCGACGCCATCGCGACGGAGGCCCGGCCCCGCGCGTTCTCGCTCGCCGCGGAGGTCACGCGCGGCTACGACGCCGACGGCCTGTGGGCGCGCATCGCCTGCCCGGTGGTCGCGGTGCGCGGCGACGACGACGTGTTCGTGTCGCGGGACGACCTCGACCTGCTGGCGCGCGCGGTGCCGACGCTCCGATCCGCCGTGATCCCGGACGCCGGCCACTTCGCGCACGTCGAGCGCCCGGCCGAGACGCTGCGCGCGCTCGGCCTCCTCGCCTGA
- a CDS encoding alpha/beta fold hydrolase, giving the protein MRVPVPSSPRPLLRRAGRAAGDDAGRTARRSRGAADGYIPYELDPDPHDSGLVAGVTVTGLGMVRHHHAPGRRTRTATVLLHGAAGSWTTWTPALRAARDAGAPLEDVVAVDLPGWGGSPIAVPDDELTADSVVESVMRVVDDLGYDGCRVVGHSMGGFLALHLAVRQPVRVRSVALVSRTLYAVMRSATHPIRRFDVLPGFSTMLGSIHVTRLLGAPMLAFVRVLQRTGLLRQLTRPLFAHGGRVGGSVIAALADEVRPRGFLRATEIAVAYPAAELWPRITCPVTAVQGGSDVFVAPDDLVRLDRDVPCASHAVIADAGHFAHVERPAETLRALGLLP; this is encoded by the coding sequence GTGCGCGTCCCCGTCCCCTCGTCACCCCGCCCCCTCCTGCGCCGAGCCGGACGCGCCGCAGGTGACGACGCCGGCCGGACGGCGCGTCGATCACGTGGCGCCGCCGACGGCTACATCCCCTACGAGCTCGACCCCGATCCCCACGACTCCGGCCTGGTCGCCGGCGTGACCGTCACCGGCCTCGGGATGGTCCGCCACCACCACGCGCCCGGGCGGCGCACCCGGACGGCCACCGTCCTCCTCCACGGCGCGGCCGGGTCGTGGACCACGTGGACCCCGGCCCTCCGCGCCGCCCGGGACGCGGGTGCGCCCCTCGAGGACGTCGTGGCCGTCGACCTCCCCGGCTGGGGCGGATCCCCGATCGCGGTCCCGGACGACGAGCTGACGGCCGACTCCGTGGTCGAGAGCGTGATGCGGGTCGTCGACGACCTCGGATACGACGGGTGCCGTGTCGTCGGCCACTCGATGGGCGGCTTCCTCGCCCTCCACCTGGCCGTCCGGCAACCGGTTCGCGTGCGGTCCGTGGCCCTGGTGTCGCGCACCCTCTACGCCGTGATGCGGAGCGCGACCCACCCGATCCGCCGCTTCGACGTGCTCCCGGGCTTCAGCACGATGCTCGGCTCGATCCACGTGACGCGGCTCCTCGGCGCCCCAATGCTCGCGTTCGTCCGGGTGCTCCAGCGCACGGGCCTCCTGCGTCAGCTCACCCGGCCCCTGTTCGCGCACGGAGGGCGGGTGGGCGGGTCGGTCATCGCCGCGCTGGCGGACGAGGTGCGGCCCCGCGGGTTCCTCCGCGCCACGGAGATCGCCGTCGCGTACCCCGCTGCCGAGCTGTGGCCGCGGATCACCTGCCCCGTCACGGCCGTGCAGGGCGGCTCGGACGTCTTCGTCGCGCCGGACGACCTGGTGCGGCTCGACCGCGATGTCCCGTGCGCGTCCCACGCGGTGATCGCCGACGCCGGCCACTTCGCGCACGTGGAGCGTCCGGCCGAGACGCTCCGCGCGCTCGGCCTCCTCCCCTGA
- a CDS encoding NAD(P)H-quinone oxidoreductase, with product MRAITFPSPGSPDVLSLTELPDPVAGPGEVLIRVAAAGVNRADLSQREGAYPPPAGAPTHLGLEVSGTVEAVGQGATRWSVGDRVCALLAGGGYAELVAVDERHVLPVPDRLDLVQAAGLPEVVATVWSNVVLDARLAPGETLLVHGGSSGIGTMAIQLATRLGARVAVTAGSPAKLDACRALGAEILIDYREQDFVAALLEATDGRGADVILDAIGGDYIDRDIRALARDGRIMVIGAQSGAPTSIALGQLMARRGRIWGTTLRARDADDKARIVAAVRADVWPAVADGSVRPVVDRVFPLAEAAAAHAHVASSQHVGKVLLAV from the coding sequence ATGCGCGCGATCACCTTCCCCTCCCCCGGCTCCCCCGACGTCCTCTCCCTCACCGAGCTGCCGGATCCCGTGGCCGGCCCCGGCGAGGTCCTCATCCGGGTGGCCGCCGCCGGCGTCAACCGCGCCGACCTCAGCCAACGCGAGGGCGCGTACCCGCCGCCCGCGGGAGCGCCGACGCACCTCGGGCTCGAGGTGTCCGGCACGGTCGAGGCGGTCGGCCAGGGCGCGACGCGCTGGAGCGTCGGCGACCGCGTGTGCGCGCTGCTCGCGGGCGGCGGCTACGCGGAGCTCGTCGCGGTCGACGAGCGGCACGTCCTCCCGGTGCCCGACAGGCTGGACCTCGTCCAGGCGGCGGGGCTCCCCGAGGTCGTCGCGACCGTGTGGTCGAACGTCGTGCTCGACGCGCGGCTGGCGCCGGGCGAGACCCTGCTCGTGCACGGCGGGTCGAGCGGCATCGGCACGATGGCGATCCAGCTGGCCACCCGCCTCGGCGCGCGCGTCGCCGTCACCGCCGGCAGCCCGGCGAAGCTCGACGCGTGCCGGGCGCTCGGCGCGGAGATCCTCATCGACTACCGCGAGCAGGACTTCGTCGCGGCGCTCCTCGAGGCGACCGACGGCCGCGGCGCCGACGTGATCCTCGACGCGATCGGCGGCGACTACATCGACCGCGACATCCGCGCCCTCGCGCGCGACGGCCGGATCATGGTCATCGGCGCGCAGAGCGGCGCGCCCACGAGCATCGCGCTCGGCCAGCTGATGGCCAGGCGCGGGCGGATCTGGGGCACCACGCTCCGGGCCCGCGACGCCGACGACAAGGCGCGCATCGTGGCCGCCGTCCGCGCGGACGTGTGGCCCGCGGTGGCCGACGGATCCGTGCGGCCGGTCGTCGACCGCGTGTTCCCGCTCGCCGAGGCCGCCGCCGCGCACGCGCACGTCGCGTCGTCGCAGCACGTGGGCAAGGTGCTGCTGGCCGTCTAG